In Raphanus sativus cultivar WK10039 chromosome 5, ASM80110v3, whole genome shotgun sequence, the following proteins share a genomic window:
- the LOC108857353 gene encoding LOW QUALITY PROTEIN: FCS-Like Zinc finger 8 (The sequence of the model RefSeq protein was modified relative to this genomic sequence to represent the inferred CDS: inserted 3 bases in 3 codons; deleted 1 base in 1 codon), giving the protein MLKKRTRSMQTLMANTNQKQSKTTPFPRLFTAFTSFKSFTENDAVASPTSILDTKPFSVFKXPFGPESPKTHEPKRTGLAIVDSLIQDEPGFSXTRSGSILFGSPLPIRVPDSPRSSSDFGTKTKNSPISPPPEEIKKTVSGSGLGSARILTGYFSTSDMELSEDYTCVTCHXPNPRTIHIFDNCVVESQPGVVFFRSSDPVNESNHLPPGNFLSTCCNCKKNLGHCDDILICRGDRAFCSSECRSLEMMSEGEDI; this is encoded by the exons ATGCTGAAGAAGAGAACGAGAAGCATGCAAACATTAATGGCGAATACGAACCAGAAACAGAGCAAAACGACACCG TTCCCACGGCTATTCACAGCTTTCACCAGCTTCAAAAGCTTCACCGAAAACGACGCCGTCGCCAGCCCAACCTCAATCCTCGACACCAAACCTTTCTCTGTTTTCA AACCCTTTGGACCCGAGAGCCCGAAAACCCACGAACCCAAAAGAACCGGACTAGCCATTGTCGACTCTCTCATCCAAGACGAACCCGGATTCT CCACAAGATCCGGATCCATTCTATTCGGGTCACCGCTCCCGATCCGGGTCCCCGATTCTCCACGATCCTCCTCGGATTTCGGGACCAAAACGAAGAATTCTCCGATCTCCCCTCCTCCGGAAGAGATCAAGAAAACGGTTTCCGGGTCGGGTCTCGGGTCGGCCCGAATCTTGACGGGCTATTTCTCGACCAGCGATATGGAACTATCGGAGGACTACACGTGCGTGACTTGTC GGCCTAACCCGAGAACGATCCATATATTCGATAACTGTGTCGTTGAGAGCCAACCCGGCGTCGTTTTCTTCCGGAGCTCCGACCCGGTTAACGAATCGAATCATTTACCACCCGGTAACTTTCTCAGTACCTGCTGTAACTGTAAGAAGAATCTTGGCCATTGCGATGACATT TTAATTTGCAGGGGAGACAGAGCCTTCTGTAGCAGCGAATGCAGGTCTCTGGAGATGATGTCGGAGGGAGAAGACATTTGa